CGTACCGCGAACACCAGTAGGGCGAAGGTCTGCCCGGCGAGCCGGCGCACCCTGGCATGGTCGGCCACGCCACGGGCGCGTCGCGCGTAACCCAGGTACTGCCAGTCCTGTCCGAGCAGTCCAACCAGGCGCAGGCTGGCCAGAGCACCGAGCACGAACCGGGCAGGCAAGCGCAGGACCTGGCCCAGACCGTCGGCCAGCTCGGTCGATTCGACGTCGATGAACAGGATGACCGACGGCAGCGCGATGGCCAGGACCCGCAAGAAGGTGGCCGCGGCAAGGGCGATGGACCCGTCGCTGACGGTGACGAGGAAGAAGTGCCAGTACACCGTTCCGCTGACCTGCCCGTAGAGCAGGATGGTGACCGCGGTGAGCGTGGCTGCCAGCGTGACCACGGCGCCCCGCTTGAGCGCCGCGCGCGGTTTCACTCCGATCGCGGCGAACAGCAGCACCTCACCGGCCAGGGCGGTCAGCGCCGACACCCAGTCCACCGACAGCACCAGAGCGCACGCCATGATCAGCGCGGTGAGCAGCCGGGCGACCGGGTTGAGCGTCCGCGCGGTCACGGCGTCGTCTCCCCGGTGGTCTCCCAGTCGGGCAACACGATCCGAGCATCGGCCAGCAGGTCGGCGAAGTCGAGGTCATGCGTCGCGGCGACGACGGCCGTACCGCCGTCGGCGATTTCGGCCAGCAACCGGGTCAGCTCTTCCCAGGTGCGACGGTCTTGGCCGAACGTCGGCTCGTCGAGGATGATCACCTTGGGTGCGGTGGCCAGCATGGTGGCCACGGACAGCCGGCGCTTTTCTCCGCCCGAGAGCGTGTAGGGGTTCACCGTGGCCAGGTGCGCCAGGCGCAGACGCTCGAGGAGTTCGTCCGTGCGGGCCTTGACCTCGGCGGCGGGACGCTTGATCGCCTTGAGACCCAGCGCGAGTTCGTCGCGCACCGTAGCGGTGAGGAACTGGTGTTCAGGGTCCTGGAACACGCTACCGATCCGGGTCAGGAGTTCCTTGGACCGCCACCTGATCGGGTTGCGTCGCGCCGGCGACGGCGCGAAGTCGGGGCCTGCCTCGAGACGTCCGGAAGGCGCGGGCAACAGTCCGCCGAGGGTGAGCGCGAGCGTCGACTTGCCGGCTCCGTTCGGGCCGGTGATCACCGTGGTCTGGCCCGCCGCGATCTCGAAATCGAGCCCGATGTG
The window above is part of the Mycolicibacterium fortuitum subsp. fortuitum genome. Proteins encoded here:
- a CDS encoding energy-coupling factor transporter transmembrane component T family protein, which gives rise to MACALVLSVDWVSALTALAGEVLLFAAIGVKPRAALKRGAVVTLAATLTAVTILLYGQVSGTVYWHFFLVTVSDGSIALAAATFLRVLAIALPSVILFIDVESTELADGLGQVLRLPARFVLGALASLRLVGLLGQDWQYLGYARRARGVADHARVRRLAGQTFALLVFAVRRGSKLATAMEARGFGAYPTRTWARPSPFGAREFALIAAGFVIAGVAITVSVTMGAWNFIGTR